taatgaactatttttaaagtaaatacatttttagaatttttaagcaaataaataGCACTTAATCATCAAATAATTGACAATATATgaacaatgcatttaaaataatgaactatttttaaagtaaatacattttttgaatttttaagcaaataaataGTTCTTAGTCATGCGATAATTGACAATTAAAATGGAGTGTCCTTGCATTCCATGACAACAGATTGTACTCATCATGAAGGTATAGtaatttaataaacaaactaaaGCGTGATGTCTTTAAATCCATCAAAAACTCTCCATCAGTCTGCCACTCTCTGTTTCTCTAACTGTAGCTCAGTAAGGGGCTTGACTTGTTGCTTGGCGACAGGGAGCAGCAAGatcattttcatcagaatcaccTTCTAAAAAGAAAGATGCTACCAAGTATCACTTTCCTGAGTATTGCTTTTCAAACAGTATAAAGGATAAAAGTagctttatttgaaagaaatgacATTTAAGCTACAAAGGAAAAAGGATGTGCATTGTTCTGTTAATCACCAAATTGCTTAAATTACCTAATTTAATTGTCCTTCTTGTTAAGGAAATGTGAAATAAGCAATTATGGTTGAAGATCCATGTCAATGAACTGCTTTGTAGTGCCTCCtgattaaatgtaacattttttgtTAGGTTATTTGAGCTGGATCCAGCACTTCTTACTCTCTTCAGCTACAGCACAAACTGTGGGGATGCACCTGAATGTCTCTCCAGCCCAGAGTTCCTCGAGCACGTCACCAAGGTGAGGCCAGAGGTCAACTGTACAACTGGTGAAGTAAAAGTGCAGGAACCTTCTTTTGGGCAGTTTCTCAATACATTTTCTTATGCGATCTTGTGTCCTTGTGTTTTCGCTCTACATCATTATTAACCGCCAATGTTCAATTCTAATTTTCCCCAAATGTTTCAATTATTGTGCATTAAATTGTGGTACTACTTAAAATGTGTTGGGGCGGTCAGTTGAGCAACAAGCATATGCATCATATGCAAAATATGCTTTGACTGGCCAAGGAGCTCTTAAAGAGGCTATATGACTGACAGGTAAAGCAACCAATCAAGTTTTGTTTTGTGCCATACAATGTTTAGCGGT
This genomic interval from Carassius carassius unplaced genomic scaffold, fCarCar2.1 SCAFFOLD_261, whole genome shotgun sequence contains the following:
- the LOC132134571 gene encoding neuroglobin-like — protein: KTTREHSITESHNGKLEKDKGLIRDSWESLGKNKVPHGIVMFTRLFELDPALLTLFSYSTNCGDAPECLSSPEFLEHVTKVRPEVNCTTGEVKVQEPSFGQFLNTFSYAILCPCVFALHHY